The Salinicoccus sp. RF5 region TATCTCGAAGGCATCCTGCTTCATCTCGGCTTTGAAGAATACACGCTCATCAGGGAGAATGTCGAAAAAGGCTTCAATGTCTATGAAGCAAACTCGAGGTGGGAGGCGGCAAAGGAGGTCGGACTGCTCGTCAAAGTCCATGCCGACTACTATGTCATGCATGAGGCGGTGCGCCAGGCGCTTGCAGAGGTCAATTTCAGGACGGTTGAAGAAAAACACAGGCGCAGCCCGCAGCCTGCCGGACGAAAGAAGCGGGGTGGGGACTACAATGCCTATGTCATAGACCTCACCATCAAAGATATCGATTTTAGGATCAGAAGGGAGCTCACCGTGCCGGCCGGCATCAATTTTTTCGAACTGCATCTCGTCATCCAGAAGGCGATGGGCTGGCAGCGCAAGCATGATACCGCGTTCAGGACAGGGGACATCACGATATTCGAAACGATGCACCAGCTGAAGGAAGCGGAGCAGGAAGGCAGGCAGATGGCGGCAAGTTTCACTCAGATCGATGCGGTATTCGACCAGTTCAACCCGCTTGAATATGTATACGGGGACTCCTATCGTGTGGCGGTTGATCTACAGGATACGGCGAACATCCACCGGGCCATTCCAATGATACGGAATTATGAAGGCCCGGCGCCGATCGAAAATATCGGGGGTGCCGCACGGCTGCCCGGGATACTTGAGATTCTTGAGAATCCGAAGCACCCTGATTATGCAGCAACATATGAGAAGGTGAGGGCCACAAACTATCGGGAGCGTTATCCCATCACGGCCATCAACCATCAGATCGAGAAGCTGTTTGCCAAATCCCATCCGCTGACGGAGTTCAACGCGAATGGGATGGATATATAATTTCATTTATCAGAGGGGGAGTCAGATGGAACATCGGAAAATTCACAGGCTGTTCACTGGGAAAGTCAAAAAGGCGGGCCACAGCGATGCGGAGAACAAGATGGATCAGGAATGGGAGAGCGGCATATTCAAGGAACCCACGGAAGGCCCGGTATATCTAACCAAAACGGGCTTTGAAGGGGATGAGGTCGCTGACAAGAAGAATCATGGGGGCCCCGAAAAGGCGGTCTTCGTCTACCCGGTCAGACATTATGAAGAATGGAAACGCGAACTTAATGCAGATATCCCCGTTGGCGGTAATGGGGAAAACTTTGCGGTTTCAGGCATGGATGAATCGAATGTGTGCATTGGCGATACATTCAAGGTTGGAGAAGCAATCGTTCAGGTTTCGCAGCCGAGACGGCCATGCTGGAAGCCTGCCCGGCGCCACAAGGTCATCGATCTTGCCCTCAGAATCCAGAAGACAGGACGTACAGGGTGGTACTTCAGGGTGCTCAAGGAGGGTCGTGTCGAGGCGGGGGATACATTCGAAAGGATGGAACACCCGTGCCCGGGGTGGACGATCGAGGCATGCAATGAAGTGATGTACAATCAGACCAGCAACATCGGTCTTGCGGAGAGCTTATGCGCATGTGAATATCTCGCCGACAACTGGAAAAAGACGCTCAACAAGCGTCTGCAGGGCAGTGAGGGCAGCAGTGAACCGCGCGTTTTCGGCCCGAACAGGTGACGTAGTGAGAAGGGAGCATACCATCATGGCATTGCTCCCTTTTCCCAGTTTTTGCAGAAGTGGATAGTATTTATTCCAAGTTGCTTGCATCAAGCCAATGACTTGTATAAGGTCTGGAGAACCCTCAAATGCCCTCCTTTATAAAGGGCGCAATCAATTTTATGGACTGCTTTTGTAGAAGTTTATAGCTTGAAAGTTTCGGAGAGGGGCATTCGGGGAAAATCATAGACTGTCAGGCTTTAAATCGTCCTGAGAATAAGATAAAATATGTTATAAGGAGACATTCGATGATTGTACTCCAGGCGCTGTAAATGAAAGCGCTTTTTTATGGTGCATTCATCACAGTATCCAATTAAGCGAAATGAAGGAGGAAGTATTCAATGGTAGTACCGTATCACGCAGAACCAGCGACAGATTTCACAAAAGAAGAGAACAAGAAGGCCTTCCGGGAAGCCCTGGAACAGGCGAAGAATGATTTTGGCGTCGAACGTCCAATCATCGTCGGCGGTGAGCATATAGAGACGGAGGATAAGATCACATCCTACAACCCTTCCGATAAGGAGCAGGTCATCGGTCATGTATCGAAGGCGACAGTCGAGCATATCGACCAGGCGATGGAAGCTGCGGAAGAGGCATTCGAGAGTTGGAGCGAATGGGATCCGAAAGAGCGTGCTGAACTATTCATCAGAGTAGCGGCAATCATCAGACGCCGTAAGCATGAATTCTCCGCACTGATGGTGCATGAAGCGGGGAAACCATGGAATGAGGCTGATGGGGATACAAATGAAGGCATCGACTTCATCGAATACTATGCACGCTCCATGATGGAACTTGCAGACGGCAAACCGACCCTAGACCGTGAAGGGGAGCACAACAGATACTTCTACCAGCCGATGGGGCCGGGTGTGACGATCACACCATGGAACTTCCCATTCGCAATCATGACGGGCACAACCGTGGCACCGGTCATTGCCGGGAACACTGTTCTGTTGAAGCCGGCGAGAGATACGCCATTGATTGCTTACAAGTTGATGGAAGTGCTTGAAGAAGCGGGACTGCCAAAAGGCGTCGTCAACTTCGTTCCAGGTGATGCGAGTGTCATCGGCGACTACATGGTCGACCACCATAAGACACACTTCATTACGTTCACGGGCTCCAAAGCGACCGGCCTCCGCATCAACGAGCGCGCAGCTGTAGTACAGGAAGGGCAGGATTTCCTGAAACGCGTCATCACGGAAATGGGCGGTAAGGATACGATCATCGTCGATAAGGATGCGGATCTGGACCTTGCGGCAGATGCGATCGTCAATTCCGCATTCGGATTCTCCGGCCAGAAATGTTCTGCGGGATCCCGTGCGGTCATCCACAAGGATGTCTACGATGAAGTGCTCAAGAAATCTATTGAACTGACTGAGGAACTGACAGTCGGCAACCCGGTGGACGAAACCTACATGGGGCCGGTAATCAGCAAGAAGCAGTTCGATACGATCAGTGAATATATCGAAATCGGAAAAGAAGAGGGCGTATTGAAAATTGGAGGAGAAGTGGACGACTCCAAAGGCTACTTTATCCAGCCGACGATCTTTGCAGACTTGGATCCGAAAGCCCGCATCATGCAGGAAGAAATCTTCGGACCGGTCGTGGCATTTGCGAAGGCAGAAGACTTCGATGAGATGCTGAAGATCGCCAACAACACCGAGTATGGACTGACGGGTGCCGTCATTACGAACACACGTGAACACTGGCATATCGCGTGCCGCAAGTTCAATGTCGGCAACCTTTACCTGAACCGCGGATGTACGGCAGCTGTAGTGGGTTACCACCCATTCGGCGGCTTCAAGATGTCCGGTACAGACCAGAAGACCGGCAGCCCGGACTACCTTCTGAACTTCCTCGAGCAGAAGGTCGTATCAGAAATGTTCTAGAACGATAATAAACATGGAGAGTGGTGGAAGGCTCAAGCAGCCTCCCACCACTTTTTTATGCTTTACCCTCACTCTGCTATAGCTATAGGCTATGGCCAACCATGAATATTATCAGTTATACCATATCCGACTTCCCATGCTAAGATTAAATCAACAAATACATAGAGGGAGTGGTTGACGATGACAGTAATCAATAAAGTGGGAGTGCGAAAAGAAACACCTTTCAGGTTTGATAATGTAGGCAGTTTCCTGAGACCGAAAACATTGAAAGTGGCACGGAAAGCATATCAGGAGGACAGGCTGACACAAGAAGAACTGACGCTGATTGAAGACGAAGCCATCCGTGACCTTGTGAAAAAGCAGAAGGAAATCGGCCTCAAGGCCATTACTGATGGAGAATTCCGCCGCTCCTGGTGGCACCTCGACTTCATGTGGGGACTGAACGGTGTGGAGAAGGTGGATGTTGATAATGGGTATAAGTTTGAACACGAAGAGACACGTGCAGAGTCCGCAAGACTGACAGGAAAGATCAGCGGCGAGGGTCACCCATTCGTCGAACATTTCAAGTTCATCCAGCAGTTTGCCGATGAAGAAGTGATCGCAAGACAGACGCTCCCGGCACCGGCACAGTTCTTCGCCGAACTGCAGCGTCCTGAAAATATTGAAGCGACACAAAAAGTCTATCCGGATACGGAAGCGCTCATTGCCGACATAGCATCAGCCTATCAGACGGTCATCAGCGAACTGTATGAAGCCGGCTGCCGCAGCGTCCAGCTTGATGACTGCACGTGGGGCATGCTGGTGGATGAAGGGTACTGGGACTGGGCGAGCAAAAACACCAATGAAACGGTGGAAAGTCTGAGCAGGCTTTACGTTTCCCTCAACAACGGGGCGATTGAAGGCCACCCCGAAGACCTCGCCATCACAACGCATGTATGCCGTGGCAACTACCATTCGACTTGGGCTTCCTCCGGTGCATACGACACCGTAGCTGAAATCCTTTTTGGCGATGAGAAGGTCGACGCCTATTACCTCGAATTCGATACCGAACGTTCCGGCGGTTTCGAGTCACTTGTCAATGTCAGCGACGACAAGCTCGTCGTCCTCGGCCTCTTCTCCTCCAAAGTGGGGACACTTGAGGACAAGGAGGAGATCAAGGCGCGCATAGAAGAGGCTTCCAAATATGTGCCGCTCGAACGTCTGTGCGTCAGTCCACAATGCGGATTCGCCTCTACCGAAGAGGGCAACATACTGACTGAAGAAGAGCAGTGGAATAAATTGTGCCTCGTGCGCGAAGTTGCAGCAGAAGTCTGGGGGAAATAAAGAGAAGGTGGGGATATCCCCACCTTCTTTCTGTTTTATCCGGTTTATCCGGTCAATTGTCACTGGTGGAAACCACGAATGACAATTAAATCATCCAACCACCCCATCTACTTCCTACATCATGCTGCTGAACCAGAATCCGAGGGCGGTCCCGATATAGTTGCCGATGATATAGCCGAGTGTCCCGACGATCAGGATCGGCCCGACGAGTTTCGTCCACCCCCGGGAGATGGCCATGGCGGCGGCCGTCGTCGGCCCGCCGATATTGGCGTTGCTGGAGAGGATGATCTCTTCAAGGTCGAACTTGAACAGTTTCCCAAGCGAGAACGACACGAGCATGTTGATGAATACGATGATGGCCGCAAACAGCAGGATGAGCGGCGCATTCTGGATGATCAACGGAATTGAAGCGGGCACCCCGATGACGACGAAGAAGATGTAGATCAGGAATGTGCCGATTTCCTGGGCGCCGTTAATGCGTTCAAAATACTTCGGTACCAATGTTACAAGCACCAAAGTCAACGTCGTCAGCATCAGGTAGTTGTCACCGATGATCGCCCTGAGTATCGTGAGGAAGATGTTCGCATCTTCCGGAATCAGATTGCTGAAGATCTCGGCGAGCTTGAAGGATACCGCGACGATGACGAATGAAGTACCGACCGCGAGTGCGATATCATTCAATGCTATCTCCTTGCGTTTCCAATAGGAGGCGGCCGCGGTCTTATTCACTTCATCCCGGGATTCGACTTCATCGATGTGCGGTGTCCCGAATTTATTCCTGAAGAATCCGAATGCCGGCAGGGCGATGAGTACGAGGAAGTAGACGGCCATCAGCAGGTTGTCCGCAACGACTGCAGAGGATACCGTCTCACCAGGTACATCGAACCGTGTCGCCAAGGCGGCGAAGTTCACGCTCCCGCCCGTATATGATCCGGAGATCATCGCTGCGATATGCGGCAGCCCTGGTATCAGGTCCTTCAATAATGTAAATGAAACGATGGCGCCGGCGACGGTGCCGATTGCGCTGATCAGGAAGATGATCAGCAGCCGGCCGCTTTCATGCCATATCTTAAGTATATTCGACTGGAATAGGAGCAGCGGGATGGAGAGTGGTACGACATAGCTCCATACCGCATCATAGACCGGCGACTCGATGGGGATGACCCCGGTGTTCGCCAGGATCATCGCCCCGAGCAGGGCAATGATGGCCCCTGAGAGTTTCGATGCCCATTCGAAGCGCTGTTCCAGATAGATCGATACTGCCGCCCAGCCGACGAGGAAGGCCCACAAGAGCCATGTCTCATCAGGTGAAATCAATGTGTTCATGTATAAATCCCCCTTGCTTCATCTCTTGTCCCTATGATTTCCTGTAGACCATCCGGCCGTTGATGAATGTGTAATGGATGAGCGCATCACTCAGAACGATATCCTCATCCAACGGGTTTTCATCGAGTATGATGAGGTCGGCATCCTTGCCGATATCGACGGTACCGTTCTGATCCTCCGTACGGTTGAGCTTCGCCCCATTCACCGTCATCGCCTTCAATGCCTCGAAGCGTGTCAGCTTCATCTCCTCGCCGAGCACCCGTCCGCTCTTCGTCTTACGATCACACGCGATACGGATGGTATCGAGCGGTGATATCGGCGTCACCGGGCAGTCGGAGTGGAGTGTATAGAGTACGCCGAGGTCTTCCGCCCACCGTGCCGGATCCATCTTTTCCGCGCGCTCCGGTCCCAGGAACTTCTCGTAGTGCTTGTCCCCAAAGTAGTAGATGTGGTTCGTGAAGAACGAGCCGTCGATATGATGGGCCTTCATCGCCTCTATATCCGCATATTCCCCAGTCTGGATGTGTTCTATACGCTTCACTTCATCGTAATCCGGCAAGGCATCGACTTTGCTGTAGGCTTCGATGATCGATTTGATCGCCGCATCGCCATTGCCGTGCGTCGTGAGCGGATAACCGCGTCCGGCGAAATCCATATACAGTCCTTCGAGCTTCTCCTGCGGGATGATGATGTGGCTCCTGTCATCCACATTATGGTAGTCGCGGGTCAGTGCTGCGGTGTTGATCTGGATGGAGCCGTCCTGGAAGAATTTCGCGCTGTCGAGCGTGCACTGTCCATCGGATAGTGCCTCTATCTTTTCCTTCAATTGTGAAAATGAAAGGCCCATGAGCGCCTCTGTTTCCATCAGCAGATGGTAATCGATCATCAGCCTGAGCTTCAGATCGTTGTCCTGCTGGATGTAGGCGGTGAAGGCATCATAATCGTCCGCCCCATGGGCGAGGCCGACGCATGCTTCGGTTGCGGTCGTGATGCCCCGCTCGATATAGTCCGATTCCGCCGCCTCTAGTGCCTGGATCATCTCTTCCTTGGTCGGTTTCGGCAGGTGGGGGAGAAGCACCTCCACTGCAGGCAGCTCGAACAGGAGGCCGTTCAGCTTTCCATCCGTCCGGGCGAAATATCCGCTATCGGGATCCGGTGTATTCTCGGTGATGCCGGCGATTTCGAGGGCTCTGGAGTTCGCGACACCCATATGGGCGGAACTGTGCCGGATATAGATCGGGTGATCTGTGGAAACGACATCGAGCTCTTCGATCGTAATATGGCGGTCCTCTTCGAGTTCTGTTTCACTGTAGCCATGGCCGACGATCCATTCTCCGGCCGGCGTATCCGCCGCACGGGCTTTGAGCGCATCCTGTATGTCTGCGACATTCTTCACCGCTTCCGGCGTCAGGTCGACAAGCGACTTGTACAGTCCGTAGAGCAGCAGGTGGCTGTGCGTATCGATGAAGCCGGGCAGGACGAAGCGGCCTTCCGCATCTAGCACGTCCTCTTCGCCCGCGGCGATTTCCTCATCGATGTGCACGATCTTTCCGTCTTCAATCAGGATATCCCCGAAATAGGGCGTGTCGAATATCATATCGATGATGTTTGCATTTTTAATCAATAGTGTAGTCATCGTCTATCCTCCATATAGAATATATACCAACCCACAGGCCATCAGCTCCGATTTTTAGGATGGTTAAAATTATATAGCATATCGGATGAAATTTCTAACTTGCCTGATAATTTCATTCAGGCAGGGAAGTCAAGAGAGGGCATCATGGGTAATATGTGAGTGATGGGAAGCGGTGGAAAAGCAGTATGGGGTACAACAAATCACCATCAGAAGGGGAGAGGGAGATGTTTACGAGAATCGGGGAAGTCATGCTCTATGTGAATGATTAGGAGGCGACGCGTAAATTCTGGACAGAGAAATTCGGTTTCATCGTCGCTTCGGAATCCGAGGAAGGGGCCGATATGAAGTGGATCGAGATAAAGCCGACACGAGAAGCGGAGACGAGCATCATCCTGCATGACAGGAAGCTCATCGAGAAGCTGTCGCCGGAGCTGAATTTCGGTACCCCTTCACTCATGTTCTTCACGGATGATTTGGACCGTCTGCATGAAGAACTCTCAGAAAAAGGGGTGAAGGTCGGGGAAATTGAAACATTCTCATCCGAGCGGACATTCAACTTTGCAGATAATGAAGAGAACTATTTTGCCGTGATGGAAAACAATGAATAGCACAAAAAAACCGCACCTTCATATGAAGGTGCGGTTTGCTTTATGGAACCAAGGGGGCTCGAACCCCTGACCTTTGCACTGCCAGTGCAACGCTCTCCCAGCTGAGCTATGGCCCCTGATTGCTACATTCATATTCTATACGATTCGCTTATGATATTCAAGCCCCTTTTCAACGTTTCCTTATGAATATACATCATTTGTAAGCAGTATAAATATACGGAAATGAACAATGCAAATCTTATAATTGAACAATCCAAAACTTGTGGACATATAGGAAATTAGATTGTAGTATTTTAAGTGCTCACCTGTATGGGAAATCAATACTTCTGTAAAATATTTGAAGTAACCGGCCGGTGACCAATTAAGGGAAAGGAGTGGAAAGTGGAGTGAAGAATTTTGTAAGCGATTACCTGAAGGAGCATGAATCTTATTTCAAAGAAGTGAGTGCATACATATTCAATCATCCTGAAACGAGATTCGAGGAGTACGATTCAGCACGCTTTCTGGCTGACGAATGCGAGCGTCAGGGTTTCACTGTCAAACGCAATGTAGCGGACATAGAGACGGCATTTACAGCTTCATATGGTACGGAAGGGCCTGAAATCGCCTTCCTCGGCGAGTTCGATGCACTCTCCGGCCTCTCTCAGAAGCCTGGGGAGACGTCATACCAGCCGATGGAGCCGGATATCGGCCATGGCTGCGGCCACAACCTGCTTGGTACGGGTGCCTTTGCGGCAGCCTGTGCAGCAAAGGCGTACCTTGAGGAGAACGATCTCCCGGGACGGGTAACCTTCTATGGCTGTCCGGGTGAAGAGGGGGGCTCCGGCAAGACGTTCATGGTGCGCGAAGGCGTATTTGATGATGTCGATGCGGCACTCACGTGGCATCCGTCACCGGTCAACGCCATCATGGACCTCTCGACGCTTGCGAACTACCAGGTCTACTTCCGCTTCAGGGGCAAGTCGGCGCATGCGGCAAACACACCGCACCTTGGGAGGAGTGCACTGGATGCGGTCGAACTGATGAACGTCGGTGCGAACTACCTGCGCGAACATATCGTGTCGGAGGCGCGCATGCACTATGCAGTGACGAATACCGGCGGCATCTCACCGAACGTCGTGCA contains the following coding sequences:
- a CDS encoding plasmid pRiA4b ORF-3 family protein, with the protein product MNLHQFFMHFLQENELVRANLINDRSFESIEALVDYKEAEVGGLDVRSPVAGLLTMTEVELISHLVDIGSDDHLHHVAYDVSSYPVLIDHQYILEAGDGAGVIHHDIIQNLHAILKESGILPGHPMYIHKDEPLDLEEVRQLDRIYKGPIYWLYDNLTWRTLRATLKRLNVEPDGHQKEDYLRHITSVVTHPKYLEGILLHLGFEEYTLIRENVEKGFNVYEANSRWEAAKEVGLLVKVHADYYVMHEAVRQALAEVNFRTVEEKHRRSPQPAGRKKRGGDYNAYVIDLTIKDIDFRIRRELTVPAGINFFELHLVIQKAMGWQRKHDTAFRTGDITIFETMHQLKEAEQEGRQMAASFTQIDAVFDQFNPLEYVYGDSYRVAVDLQDTANIHRAIPMIRNYEGPAPIENIGGAARLPGILEILENPKHPDYAATYEKVRATNYRERYPITAINHQIEKLFAKSHPLTEFNANGMDI
- a CDS encoding MOSC domain-containing protein encodes the protein MEHRKIHRLFTGKVKKAGHSDAENKMDQEWESGIFKEPTEGPVYLTKTGFEGDEVADKKNHGGPEKAVFVYPVRHYEEWKRELNADIPVGGNGENFAVSGMDESNVCIGDTFKVGEAIVQVSQPRRPCWKPARRHKVIDLALRIQKTGRTGWYFRVLKEGRVEAGDTFERMEHPCPGWTIEACNEVMYNQTSNIGLAESLCACEYLADNWKKTLNKRLQGSEGSSEPRVFGPNR
- the pruA gene encoding L-glutamate gamma-semialdehyde dehydrogenase, giving the protein MVVPYHAEPATDFTKEENKKAFREALEQAKNDFGVERPIIVGGEHIETEDKITSYNPSDKEQVIGHVSKATVEHIDQAMEAAEEAFESWSEWDPKERAELFIRVAAIIRRRKHEFSALMVHEAGKPWNEADGDTNEGIDFIEYYARSMMELADGKPTLDREGEHNRYFYQPMGPGVTITPWNFPFAIMTGTTVAPVIAGNTVLLKPARDTPLIAYKLMEVLEEAGLPKGVVNFVPGDASVIGDYMVDHHKTHFITFTGSKATGLRINERAAVVQEGQDFLKRVITEMGGKDTIIVDKDADLDLAADAIVNSAFGFSGQKCSAGSRAVIHKDVYDEVLKKSIELTEELTVGNPVDETYMGPVISKKQFDTISEYIEIGKEEGVLKIGGEVDDSKGYFIQPTIFADLDPKARIMQEEIFGPVVAFAKAEDFDEMLKIANNTEYGLTGAVITNTREHWHIACRKFNVGNLYLNRGCTAAVVGYHPFGGFKMSGTDQKTGSPDYLLNFLEQKVVSEMF
- a CDS encoding 5-methyltetrahydropteroyltriglutamate--homocysteine S-methyltransferase: MTVINKVGVRKETPFRFDNVGSFLRPKTLKVARKAYQEDRLTQEELTLIEDEAIRDLVKKQKEIGLKAITDGEFRRSWWHLDFMWGLNGVEKVDVDNGYKFEHEETRAESARLTGKISGEGHPFVEHFKFIQQFADEEVIARQTLPAPAQFFAELQRPENIEATQKVYPDTEALIADIASAYQTVISELYEAGCRSVQLDDCTWGMLVDEGYWDWASKNTNETVESLSRLYVSLNNGAIEGHPEDLAITTHVCRGNYHSTWASSGAYDTVAEILFGDEKVDAYYLEFDTERSGGFESLVNVSDDKLVVLGLFSSKVGTLEDKEEIKARIEEASKYVPLERLCVSPQCGFASTEEGNILTEEEQWNKLCLVREVAAEVWGK
- a CDS encoding DUF819 domain-containing protein; the encoded protein is MNTLISPDETWLLWAFLVGWAAVSIYLEQRFEWASKLSGAIIALLGAMILANTGVIPIESPVYDAVWSYVVPLSIPLLLFQSNILKIWHESGRLLIIFLISAIGTVAGAIVSFTLLKDLIPGLPHIAAMISGSYTGGSVNFAALATRFDVPGETVSSAVVADNLLMAVYFLVLIALPAFGFFRNKFGTPHIDEVESRDEVNKTAAASYWKRKEIALNDIALAVGTSFVIVAVSFKLAEIFSNLIPEDANIFLTILRAIIGDNYLMLTTLTLVLVTLVPKYFERINGAQEIGTFLIYIFFVVIGVPASIPLIIQNAPLILLFAAIIVFINMLVSFSLGKLFKFDLEEIILSSNANIGGPTTAAAMAISRGWTKLVGPILIVGTLGYIIGNYIGTALGFWFSSMM
- a CDS encoding amidohydrolase; translation: MTTLLIKNANIIDMIFDTPYFGDILIEDGKIVHIDEEIAAGEEDVLDAEGRFVLPGFIDTHSHLLLYGLYKSLVDLTPEAVKNVADIQDALKARAADTPAGEWIVGHGYSETELEEDRHITIEELDVVSTDHPIYIRHSSAHMGVANSRALEIAGITENTPDPDSGYFARTDGKLNGLLFELPAVEVLLPHLPKPTKEEMIQALEAAESDYIERGITTATEACVGLAHGADDYDAFTAYIQQDNDLKLRLMIDYHLLMETEALMGLSFSQLKEKIEALSDGQCTLDSAKFFQDGSIQINTAALTRDYHNVDDRSHIIIPQEKLEGLYMDFAGRGYPLTTHGNGDAAIKSIIEAYSKVDALPDYDEVKRIEHIQTGEYADIEAMKAHHIDGSFFTNHIYYFGDKHYEKFLGPERAEKMDPARWAEDLGVLYTLHSDCPVTPISPLDTIRIACDRKTKSGRVLGEEMKLTRFEALKAMTVNGAKLNRTEDQNGTVDIGKDADLIILDENPLDEDIVLSDALIHYTFINGRMVYRKS
- a CDS encoding amidohydrolase, with product MKNFVSDYLKEHESYFKEVSAYIFNHPETRFEEYDSARFLADECERQGFTVKRNVADIETAFTASYGTEGPEIAFLGEFDALSGLSQKPGETSYQPMEPDIGHGCGHNLLGTGAFAAACAAKAYLEENDLPGRVTFYGCPGEEGGSGKTFMVREGVFDDVDAALTWHPSPVNAIMDLSTLANYQVYFRFRGKSAHAANTPHLGRSALDAVELMNVGANYLREHIVSEARMHYAVTNTGGISPNVVQANAEVLYLIRAPRVDQVEEIYQRLIKVAKGAAMMTETEVEIDFDKGCSNYVSNRHLESMLHKNLTEAGPGEPAQDEKDFARKLWNTLSESEQQNYLAPLSGFGYTGDGEEYAGKYLADSISPYEAREGVLAGSTDVADVSWVAPTAQLTAATASLGTSVHTWQMTTQGLSDFANRGMMRAASAMAMTGIQLFESKEDLQQAKSEFEQFRKKNDYKNPIPAGVQPSRLDEK